TTTAATGGATTAATTGTGGGAAGAGGATGTTTGTTATGCATGAATGTCTGTTAAATGCAAAAGCACTTTATGTAATTTGTGAAATAGTGTCATTTCCATTATAGAAATGTCATTTAGGCCAAAATATATTATGTGCCTGACATCAGtatacaaatgacataaattgccaTGGAAATGTAGTCCACTGCATACAAAATCTGCTATACGAAGCTATTGGCACAACAGGCAGCTTCTGAATATATtataaagaaagatgaaaattaATGTTGGCGAAACATCAGGATACCAGATAATTACACCATGGCCAGTTAGGCTGGAAGCTCTTCACCACTGAATAAACAGGAAAATTGTTAATGATAATTCAGTGGAAAATAAATTTGTATCCAACTCTAGAATAACAACTTCTTTGCAATCTTTCAGGTGATCTCCTTGGATCTCCGTTCAAACCTTTCAGAGAGTAAACCTGGAGTTGCCACAGAAGGTAAAAGTCGTATTTCAGAGGAGATCCGCTACACCCATATTTTGAATCAGGTGCTTCCTCCTGACATAAGAGTATTGGCATGGGCTCCTGTAGATCCTAGCTTCAGTGCTAGATTTAGCTGCCTGAAGAGGACCTATCGCTATTTTTTCCCCCGTGCTGATCTGGATGTTGCTCTCATGAATGCCGCAGCTCAGAGATTTGTAGGGACCCATGATTTTCGTAATCTCTGCAAAATGGACGTAGCCAACGGCGTGACCAACTTTCAGAGGACAATCCTGACTGCAGAAGTGAAGCTTGCAGACCAAGAAGGGAAAGTGGAAGACCTAAATCCTTTCCAAATGTATGAGTTTGAAGTGACAGGCCAAGCATTTCTCTATCACCAAGTCCGCTGCATGATGGCCATCCTCTTCCTGATTGGACAAAGGATGGAGAAGCCACAGATTATTGATGAGTTGTTTGATATAGAAACCAATCCTAGGAAACCACAATACAGGTAGGAATGTCTTGGCAAGGGAACTCCTGAAAGCATGCACACTCTTACTGTATAGGCAGTAACTCTCTCTGTCTGAGCTTTCCTGTACTACTGAGATCTTTTGAAGCAGCGATAGTAGCAACAGAATATGTGGCTTTGCCTTTGCTAAGCTTATGCTTTATGATTATGACCTTCTGTCAAGAGCCTAGCATTTTCAAAACAATATGCAATTCTCTGTTGGAATGTGTTCATTTGTAACTAATTTAAGTTGGTTTCCTTGCAGCATGGCAGTGGAATTTCCTCTAGTTTTATATGACTGTGAGTTTGAAAACATCCAGTGGATCTATGATCATCAAGTCCATGAATTCAATGTTACACGCTTTCAGCAGCTTTGGACCAACCATGCTATTAAAACTCATATGCTATACAGCATGTTACGGGGCCTGGATTTTGCAAAGATACCTACAGAGCCAGGTAGGAAAAacggaagtttttaaaaactgcattaaaGTGAACTTTCAGTTTACCACACAGTAGACAAAATCTGCTCGTACCCCGTGTACTTCAGTGCATCTGTAAAATCCCATTCATCATTTGATGCACGCATACAACCCTCTTTGTATTTAATGAGCACTTTAACCAAaccctttccctttttaaactAATACATCTAGCAATATGTTAAAACTGTATGGTTAAGCAGAGTGGTTCTAACAAGCTCCAATATACTTAAAACGACTTCAAAAATCAGAAGCAATCAGTGAATTAAATGCTGTGATTTTTTGTACTGATGATGACTGATCGTTGATTACAGCTTCAAGCAACAGCACAACGATTCTCTGGAGAGAGGTAACACCGCCAGTCCACAACCAGATTAGTGCTTTAATCGAGGGAGTGAAAGCCCGCAATTACAAACCGTTAATGGATCGGCCCAAATGTGAAGGTCTAGAATCTCGCATCAGTCATTTTGTGCGCAGAGGACGCATTGAACAACcagatttgaaaaaaacaaagcattcTGAAAGAGAATCGGAAGAGCAAGTGGAAATTAAAAGCAACCAGGTGGATTCTATAGAATTGGACAAGGAAATTCCAGAACAAGCTGCAAAAAGAATCTGTATTAGCCCAGACTGAAGTTTCCTGATACTATTTTGCTATCTCCAAGCAGATGAAATTATCTTTTACAGACATTGAAAACTATAATGGTAAATAATTGGATCACAtatacacttacacacacacacacacacacttcctttaACCTTCaacaaataaacattttgttATATAACCGTGATGGGCAGACATCTGattgttcaaaaaaaaaatcagcagatcCCAATTTTAGTTCTACATTCTCTATAGAGGACATAGTTAGCTGCATATGGAAAGTATCTAATGCTTAAACAgttgtaaataataattataactaTTATACTTGCCAAAGCAGTAATCCAGGGAATATGAGGGAAGTATGTGGCAAATAATACTTGTCTAGCTAAAGCTTCCAAGGGAACTGTATTCTAATAGtttatttttccccagaaaatACCATAGCTAGTTTTGCCAATTTCTCAGTCCTATAAATTTCtcgtatttttttaaaactaattttttaaTCTGCTTTAAACATTTGGTACACTCACTGTGTGGAAAATCTGGATATGATTGCATTGTCTCCCATGAGGGAAGATCCAGAGGATGCCTTGCCCTGGAAATCATTACATACACTTTATGAACAGTATGATGTAATCTTAACCAATTAAGTCCAGTAGGGGCATTTAGCAGTCACAGCCATAACTGGATACAACAATCAACCTCTTCATATCAATAAAACTGGTGATGCCATTTTGTTTACAAGAATTAAACAGGGGTCTCATACCTGTGGTACCTTCTAGCAACTGATAGCTGCTTCAAAATGTTCTTCATGAACTCTGACTTATCTGGAAGAGAGgaaacagaacaaacaaacatgaaaacCTGCACTAAGTGTGGGTAATAACAAATGGAAAGTCAGGTTTTGCTAATATTTATAGCAAAGATGCTGTTTCAAATTCTAGCCCTCACTGAATTCAATTTGGTCTAATTCTCCGATCCATCTCTCTCAAGCAGCCTCTTAGAATAAATTATTTTGTGGTCAAACTGCTtatattagggttagggttacttATTCACATTATCCattacttatttaaaataatgtataaataaaaaatgcaatcTTAAGTTTTCTTACTCAAATTGGATCCCAACCCTTCTTGTCCTAATGTTGTATCtgtttaaaataatagtttacaATCCAATATCCACTTCATAGAGGCCAAACAAACTCAGCCCTTATTTCTGAGAAGGGACGTACTAGAAGAATCTGGAATTGCCTATATTCAATTACAGTGCAATGTTCCGTGATAGTgtacatattttaaatgtatatatagATCAGCAACCTACCACTGTGATATGTGCTATGACTACACAATTGTTTCAAGTATACAAAGCAGATGAGCGTAGTTCATGAATCTCAGTTTCCAAGAATACTTGGGCActcagtggcactgcgggttaaaccgctgagctgccgatcggaaggtcggcggttcgaaaccgtgcggcggggtgagctcccgttgctagtcccagctcctgctcacctagcagttcgaaaacatgcaaatgtgagtagattaataggtaccgcttcggcgggaaggtaacggcattccgtgtagtcatgctggccacatgaccacggaggggtctacggacaacgccggctctaaggcttagaaacggagatgagcaccgccccctagagtcggacacgactggactttacgtcaagggaaacctttacctttaccagtaATTCAGGCTTTAATTAGCTTATCATTGGGAACATGTATTATCACCAAGTAGCGATAGCTATTCCTTGCAGCAATTGTCAAATTTAAGCTTTAACTGAATTGGTATCTTCATTTTTAGGATTTCATCTCCTTTTGCTCCTACTGCTTAGGACCTTTTCCCCCTTCAGCTACCTCTCTATGTTCCTTGTGTACTTCACACTTTATACATCAGGTGAAGTGGACCCTTATCCACAAATGTTTATGTTCTGGTAAATATGCTATTTAAGTTGTCAGCCACTTATTTTTGTAGCAACAGGCTAACACAACTACCTTTGTTTCCCAACACATTTTGTACAGTCTGATAATGTAAATTATATTCTACTGCAAGAACTGACCCAACTGTTTAACTGCATGTTTATCCTATTTACAGAGAGGTTCAGCCaaatttttattataaatattaatgttaatttaataattttaaaaaattaataaatcccTAATTACTGCCATTCCTTGGGAAAGGATTTCAAAATAGCAAAAGCTGACGTTCC
This genomic interval from Candoia aspera isolate rCanAsp1 chromosome 9, rCanAsp1.hap2, whole genome shotgun sequence contains the following:
- the PUS3 gene encoding tRNA pseudouridine(38/39) synthase, whose translation is MAKGTDETEKLLKRIQELEETVQRLEERLVENRKSTGGGNGLPASGKGRKHPQRPFDFSAYGQRHVALKIAYLGWGYQGFASQENTNNTIEEKLFEALGKTRLVVNRQTSNYHRCGRTDKGVSAFGQVISLDLRSNLSESKPGVATEGKSRISEEIRYTHILNQVLPPDIRVLAWAPVDPSFSARFSCLKRTYRYFFPRADLDVALMNAAAQRFVGTHDFRNLCKMDVANGVTNFQRTILTAEVKLADQEGKVEDLNPFQMYEFEVTGQAFLYHQVRCMMAILFLIGQRMEKPQIIDELFDIETNPRKPQYSMAVEFPLVLYDCEFENIQWIYDHQVHEFNVTRFQQLWTNHAIKTHMLYSMLRGLDFAKIPTEPASSNSTTILWREVTPPVHNQISALIEGVKARNYKPLMDRPKCEGLESRISHFVRRGRIEQPDLKKTKHSERESEEQVEIKSNQVDSIELDKEIPEQAAKRICISPD